In Halovivax gelatinilyticus, the following are encoded in one genomic region:
- a CDS encoding zinc-binding dehydrogenase, which yields MDAVTFTEHGDRDVIEYGEHQDPDVGDDEVLVDVKAGALNHLDVWVRRGLPTLDLELPHVPGSDGAGVVEAVGDDVTRFEVGDRVALSAGVSCGQCEFCRDGDPTRCVRYHVIGEHVPGIHAEYAAIAEDNLIPVPDGVDWAVAGSSCLVFQTAWRMLVDRADLRPTESVLVLGASGGVGHAAVQIADYVGAEVYATGSTEAKLDAAREYGADHVCNYETENFAEWIRAETGKRGVDVVVDHVGAATWRDSIKSLAKGGRLVTCGGTTGPNPETDIPRIFWNQLKIIGSTMATPGQVDDVMSLVWDGTFEPAIREVLPMSESARAHQLLEEREGFGKVVVVPDSEF from the coding sequence ATGGACGCAGTCACGTTCACCGAACACGGCGATCGCGACGTGATCGAGTACGGCGAGCACCAGGATCCCGACGTGGGCGACGACGAGGTGCTCGTCGACGTCAAAGCCGGAGCCCTGAACCACCTCGACGTCTGGGTCCGCCGGGGCCTGCCGACGCTCGACCTCGAACTTCCCCACGTTCCCGGGAGCGACGGGGCCGGCGTCGTCGAAGCGGTCGGCGACGACGTCACGCGATTCGAGGTCGGCGATCGGGTGGCACTCTCGGCGGGCGTCAGCTGCGGCCAGTGTGAGTTCTGTCGGGACGGCGACCCGACCCGCTGTGTGCGCTACCACGTCATCGGCGAGCACGTCCCCGGAATTCACGCCGAGTACGCCGCGATCGCCGAGGACAACCTGATTCCGGTTCCCGACGGCGTCGACTGGGCGGTCGCCGGGTCGTCGTGTCTCGTCTTCCAGACGGCCTGGCGGATGCTCGTCGACCGAGCCGACCTGCGCCCGACCGAGTCCGTGCTCGTCCTCGGCGCGAGCGGCGGCGTCGGGCACGCGGCCGTCCAGATCGCCGACTACGTCGGCGCCGAGGTGTACGCGACCGGATCGACCGAGGCGAAACTCGACGCCGCCCGCGAGTACGGCGCCGACCACGTCTGCAACTACGAGACCGAAAACTTCGCGGAGTGGATTCGCGCGGAGACCGGAAAGCGCGGCGTCGACGTCGTCGTCGATCACGTCGGAGCCGCTACCTGGCGCGACTCGATCAAGAGCCTCGCGAAGGGCGGACGACTCGTCACCTGCGGCGGTACGACGGGGCCGAATCCGGAGACCGACATCCCGCGCATCTTCTGGAACCAGCTCAAGATAATCGGTTCGACGATGGCGACGCCGGGACAGGTCGACGACGTGATGAGCCTCGTCTGGGACGGCACCTTCGAACCGGCGATCAGGGAGGTGCTCCCGATGAGCGAGAGCGCACGAGCACACCAACTGCTCGAAGAGCGCGAGGGCTTCGGAAAGGTCGTCGTCGTTCCCGACAGCGAGTTCTGA
- a CDS encoding 5-formyltetrahydrofolate cyclo-ligase: MTSKQDLRERVWDDLEASGVARFPFPPHGRIPNYAGASEAADRLASTAAWRDAETIKANPDAPQLPVRRRALRDGKRLYVAVPRLRDERCFLELDPAEIDDYDAATTVSGISTHGVARTPDALPPIDLIVAGSVAVSEDGGRIGKGEGYSDIEWAVLSEFDRVDETTSVVTSVHERQIVPSVDADEHDVRLDHVVTADRTISTDGFDQPSGIDWSLLSAERIEAIPVLAAIQASRSGDDSPSNS; encoded by the coding sequence GTGACGTCGAAACAGGACCTCCGCGAACGCGTCTGGGACGACCTCGAAGCGTCGGGCGTCGCCCGCTTTCCGTTTCCGCCCCACGGGAGAATTCCGAACTACGCGGGTGCGAGTGAGGCGGCCGACCGACTCGCCTCAACCGCCGCCTGGCGAGACGCAGAGACGATCAAGGCGAATCCGGACGCCCCGCAACTCCCCGTCCGTAGGCGTGCCTTACGCGACGGAAAACGACTCTACGTGGCCGTTCCCCGCCTCCGTGACGAGCGGTGTTTTCTCGAACTCGATCCGGCAGAAATCGACGATTACGACGCTGCCACCACCGTCTCCGGTATCTCGACGCACGGGGTTGCCCGGACGCCGGACGCACTCCCGCCGATCGACCTGATCGTCGCGGGCAGCGTCGCCGTCTCCGAAGACGGCGGACGCATCGGTAAGGGAGAGGGCTACAGCGACATCGAGTGGGCGGTCCTCTCCGAGTTCGACCGCGTCGACGAGACGACGTCCGTCGTCACGTCGGTCCACGAACGCCAGATCGTTCCGTCGGTCGACGCCGACGAACACGACGTGCGTCTCGACCACGTCGTCACGGCCGATCGAACGATTTCGACCGACGGGTTCGATCAACCGAGCGGGATCGACTGGTCGCTCCTCTCTGCGGAGCGAATCGAAGCAATTCCCGTTCTCGCGGCGATACAGGCGTCACGGAGCGGTGACGATAGCCCGTCGAACTCGTAG
- a CDS encoding Lrp/AsnC family transcriptional regulator — protein MDDLDRQILDVLRRDARTPYTEIAAQVGTSEGTVRNRVDRMVESDVIERFTVTTRTGNVKAMLEIGVAVDVDTRETTKRMAEWEEVDYAWQVSGEDDIVLVVDAADTRGINGLITRAREQDEVVNTKTRLILDEQRG, from the coding sequence ATGGACGACCTCGACCGACAGATTCTCGACGTGCTCCGTCGGGACGCCCGCACCCCGTACACCGAGATCGCAGCACAGGTCGGCACCAGCGAGGGCACCGTTCGAAACCGCGTCGACCGGATGGTCGAGTCGGACGTCATCGAGCGGTTTACCGTTACCACGCGCACGGGGAACGTAAAAGCGATGCTCGAGATCGGCGTCGCCGTCGACGTCGACACCCGGGAGACGACGAAGCGGATGGCCGAATGGGAGGAAGTCGACTACGCCTGGCAGGTTTCCGGTGAAGACGATATCGTCCTCGTCGTCGACGCGGCCGACACCAGGGGGATAAACGGTCTCATCACGCGCGCACGCGAGCAGGACGAAGTCGTCAACACGAAGACCCGCCTGATCCTCGACGAACAGCGCGGATGA
- a CDS encoding diacylglycerol/lipid kinase family protein: MASERRVVILNPVSGSEDHVDTVVELAGEYDAEVRVTDAAGDARELAREAAPDVDVVVAAGGDGTVNGVVNGIADADALDSTTLCVVPVGTGNNFASNVGVDDVEMAFSVLEGGRRRPLDLGLANDRAFINSCVGGITAEASGATTSKQKREFGVLAYVRETVDRVTEFDPLPLRVETTAGPDGGPTSWTGEALFVFVGNARRFSGRRTAQANVEDGCFEVIVIGELPTGGLVGENGLERLFDRETEHIVRRRTPSVSIESAGGPVPYSLDGEVLETDRLSVAVAPTRLSVAVGDGYRIEPDDR; this comes from the coding sequence ATGGCCTCCGAGCGACGTGTCGTCATCCTCAATCCGGTCAGCGGGAGCGAAGACCACGTGGACACGGTCGTCGAATTGGCGGGCGAGTACGACGCCGAGGTTCGCGTCACAGACGCCGCCGGCGACGCGCGGGAGCTCGCCCGCGAGGCCGCACCCGACGTCGACGTGGTCGTCGCTGCCGGCGGCGACGGAACGGTCAACGGGGTCGTAAACGGCATCGCCGACGCCGACGCCCTCGATTCGACGACGCTCTGTGTGGTGCCGGTGGGGACGGGAAACAACTTCGCGTCGAACGTCGGCGTCGACGACGTAGAGATGGCGTTCTCCGTGCTCGAAGGCGGTCGTCGTCGCCCCCTCGATCTCGGCCTCGCGAACGACCGGGCGTTCATCAACTCCTGCGTCGGCGGAATCACCGCCGAGGCGAGCGGCGCCACGACGTCGAAGCAAAAACGCGAGTTCGGCGTCCTCGCGTACGTTCGCGAGACCGTAGACCGCGTCACCGAGTTCGACCCCCTCCCGCTTCGCGTCGAGACGACGGCGGGGCCCGACGGTGGACCGACCTCCTGGACCGGCGAGGCGCTGTTCGTCTTCGTCGGCAACGCCCGGCGGTTTTCCGGCCGTCGAACGGCCCAGGCGAACGTCGAGGACGGCTGTTTCGAGGTGATCGTGATCGGCGAACTCCCGACGGGCGGGCTCGTCGGCGAGAACGGGTTGGAGCGGTTGTTCGATCGCGAAACCGAGCACATCGTCCGCCGCCGGACGCCGTCGGTTTCGATCGAGAGTGCTGGTGGTCCCGTTCCGTACAGCCTCGACGGCGAAGTGCTGGAGACGGATCGGCTCTCGGTGGCGGTGGCACCGACACGGTTGTCCGTGGCCGTCGGTGACGGATATCGAATCGAACCGGACGACCGGTGA
- a CDS encoding NUDIX hydrolase yields the protein MPSQSDDASDHPNAKQDVIAVDADDTEQGLVNRLEAHTGDGIRHRAFTSLVFDRDGNILLAQRAPEKRLWGTYWDGTVASHPVSGQSQEAATRQRLEEELGVTPDQYDDLRLTDRFEYKRYFENAGVEHEVCAVLKVTLDDRRLDPDESEIAGLLWVPYDRLRTRPEWYRQLRLCPWFEIAMRRDEP from the coding sequence ATGCCCAGCCAGTCCGACGACGCGTCCGACCATCCGAACGCGAAACAGGACGTCATCGCGGTCGACGCCGACGACACCGAACAGGGGCTCGTCAACCGGCTCGAAGCGCACACCGGCGACGGGATCAGACACCGGGCGTTCACCTCGCTCGTCTTCGATCGCGACGGTAACATCTTACTCGCCCAGCGGGCGCCGGAAAAGCGTCTGTGGGGAACCTACTGGGACGGAACGGTCGCCTCGCACCCGGTCAGCGGTCAGAGTCAGGAGGCCGCCACGCGACAGCGCCTCGAAGAGGAACTCGGCGTCACCCCCGACCAGTACGACGACCTTCGGCTCACCGACCGATTCGAGTACAAGCGCTACTTCGAGAACGCCGGCGTCGAGCACGAGGTCTGTGCGGTCCTCAAGGTGACGCTCGACGACCGCCGTCTCGACCCGGACGAATCGGAGATTGCGGGACTGCTGTGGGTGCCATACGATCGACTTCGAACCCGCCCCGAGTGGTACCGTCAGCTCCGCCTCTGTCCCTGGTTCGAAATCGCGATGCGTCGGGACGAACCGTGA
- a CDS encoding VPS10 domain-containing protein, with product MTPEPTTGTNERTDASTSTTVTDGAGAYLAYLGTAEGLATYRWVGDDFDAVGHGAEGNAVRDVAINPDDPLDAYVGCGLRGWGLYHTEDGGRTTETVGFEDQWVWGVTRDPTDPETVYVGTEPPMLYVSRDGGRTFEAYRALESLTSRPSWTFFHEPFRAGHVHGIAIHPDRPDRLFAGVEHGALVYTHDAGETWHEALVGRDLHRIEIDPTDPDRVLAATGSGLEVSEDAGGTWKSIEALQGRYLHAIIFDPNRPNRLFAYADRDGDPLVRSDDGGTTWESIGSELPAARPADTLRLVPGTDETLLYAGDEPEDGESSSLYLSDDAGETWRVLADGLPKIWRLEVVAV from the coding sequence ATGACCCCCGAACCGACGACTGGAACGAACGAGCGGACGGACGCCTCCACCTCGACCACCGTGACCGACGGGGCCGGAGCCTACCTCGCTTACCTCGGCACCGCGGAGGGACTCGCCACGTATCGGTGGGTCGGCGACGACTTCGACGCGGTCGGCCACGGCGCCGAGGGGAACGCCGTGCGAGACGTCGCGATCAACCCGGACGATCCGCTAGACGCGTACGTCGGTTGTGGCCTGCGCGGCTGGGGATTGTATCACACGGAAGACGGTGGACGAACGACGGAAACTGTCGGCTTCGAAGACCAGTGGGTCTGGGGCGTCACGCGCGATCCGACCGACCCCGAGACGGTGTACGTCGGGACCGAGCCGCCGATGCTGTACGTCTCACGCGACGGCGGCCGCACGTTCGAGGCGTATCGAGCGCTCGAGTCGCTCACGAGTCGCCCGTCGTGGACGTTCTTTCACGAACCGTTTCGCGCCGGCCACGTCCACGGCATCGCGATCCACCCCGACCGCCCGGATCGCCTCTTCGCCGGCGTCGAACACGGCGCGCTCGTTTACACGCACGATGCGGGCGAGACGTGGCACGAGGCGCTCGTCGGACGCGACCTCCACCGGATCGAGATCGACCCGACCGATCCGGATCGAGTGCTCGCCGCGACTGGAAGCGGACTGGAGGTTAGTGAGGATGCGGGCGGGACGTGGAAGTCGATCGAAGCCCTTCAGGGACGGTATCTCCACGCGATCATATTCGATCCGAACCGGCCGAACCGGCTCTTCGCCTACGCCGATCGCGACGGCGATCCGCTGGTTCGCAGCGACGACGGCGGGACGACGTGGGAGTCGATCGGCTCGGAACTTCCGGCCGCCCGACCGGCCGATACGCTTCGGCTCGTTCCCGGAACAGACGAGACGTTGCTGTACGCAGGCGACGAACCCGAAGACGGCGAGTCGAGTAGCCTGTATCTCAGCGACGACGCCGGAGAGACGTGGCGCGTACTGGCAGACGGACTCCCGAAGATCTGGCGACTCGAGGTAGTAGCCGTGTAA
- a CDS encoding PHP domain-containing protein: MYHVDLHAHTRFFHGRKGLGDRFDPLGHRLLLATAGRRGLDGVATTNHDYFTRFDSTTPVTIPGIEISTDRGHVLVVGPNPPEATEPGTLTPAEAVELAHERDCAAIVAHPFRNSTVREAADVPFDAVEVNGKHPRSRPLVEAVADQLDLPLIGGSDAHFPVEVGRAYTRIDADELTPESVVDAIRDGRVDFEVANGLIDRGIRRLYRSVHRKKGTIGALDGDVGPTPGVGTPSGEEAADSKSDGEDVRDERERTR; the protein is encoded by the coding sequence GTGTATCACGTCGATCTCCACGCACACACCCGGTTCTTCCACGGCCGGAAGGGCCTCGGCGACCGATTCGACCCGCTCGGCCACCGGCTGCTGCTCGCGACGGCCGGGAGACGCGGCTTAGACGGCGTCGCGACGACGAACCACGACTACTTTACGCGATTTGACTCGACCACTCCGGTGACGATCCCCGGAATCGAGATCTCGACCGACCGGGGGCACGTCCTCGTCGTCGGTCCGAATCCACCCGAGGCGACCGAGCCGGGTACCCTCACCCCCGCCGAAGCGGTCGAGCTGGCACACGAACGCGACTGCGCGGCGATCGTCGCCCACCCGTTTCGAAACAGCACCGTCCGCGAGGCAGCGGACGTCCCGTTCGACGCGGTCGAGGTCAACGGCAAACACCCGCGCTCGCGACCGCTCGTCGAAGCGGTGGCCGACCAGCTCGACCTGCCGCTGATCGGCGGGAGCGACGCTCACTTCCCCGTCGAGGTCGGTCGCGCCTACACGCGGATCGACGCCGACGAGCTGACGCCCGAATCGGTCGTCGACGCGATACGCGACGGGCGCGTCGACTTCGAGGTCGCGAACGGCTTGATCGATCGCGGAATCCGTCGCCTCTACCGGAGCGTCCACCGGAAGAAGGGGACGATCGGCGCCCTCGACGGCGACGTCGGACCCACGCCGGGCGTCGGGACACCGTCGGGCGAGGAAGCCGCCGACTCGAAATCCGACGGCGAGGACGTCCGGGACGAGCGCGAGCGAACCCGGTGA